The window CCGAGGGGTTCATCAAGCTCCTGTCCCACGCCGAGACCGGGCGGGTGCTGGGCGCATCCATCGTGGGGGCCCACGCCTCCGACATCATCGCAGAGGTGGCCCTGGCCATGCGCATGGAGGCCTCCCCGGGGGACATCGTCACCACGATCCACGTGCACCCCACGGTGAGCGAGGTCATCCTCGAAGCCGGAGAAGACACCATGGGGCTCTCCATCCACAAGGCGGGGCGCCGTCCCGCGAAGGGGTCGTAAGAACCATGGCCCTGATCGTGCAGAAGTACGGCGGCACCTCCGTCAAGGACGTGGACCGCATCCGCAACGTGGCCCGCCGGGTGGCCCGCTACAAGGCCGAGGGCCACGACGTGGTGGTGGTGCTCTCGGCCATGTCGGGGGCCACCGATGGGCTGATCCGCCTCGCCCAGCAGGTGACCGAGCTCCCGGACGAGCGGGAGATGGACGTGCTGCTCGCCACGGGGGAGCAGGTGACGATCGCGCTCCTGGCCATGACGCTCCTCTCCCAGGGTGTACCGGCCGTGTCCCTGACGGGGCAGCAGGTCCAGATCCGCACCGACGCGGCCCATACCAAGGCCCGCATCTCCGACGTGGACACGGCGCTGCTGCGCAAGGCCCTGGGAGAAGGCAAGGTCGTGATCGTGGCAGGCTTCCAGGGCATCAACCCCGCGGGCGACATCACCACCCTGGGGCGCGGGGGCTCCGATACCAGCGCCGTGGCCGTGGCCGCGGCCCTCCAGGCCGACGCCTGCGAGATCTACACAGACGTGGACGGGGTCTACACCACCGATCCCAACGTTTACGACCGGGCGCGCAAGCTCCTCCGCATCTCCTACGACGAGATGCTCGAGCTGGCGAGCGTGGGGGCCAAGGTCCTCCAGATCCGGTCGGTGGAGTTCGCCAAGAAGCACAAGGTTCCCGTGCACGTGCGCTCCTCGTTCAACGACAACGAGGGCACCTGGGTCGTGGAGGAGGATCAGACGATGGAGCAGGTAGTGGTGGCGGGAGTGGCCTACGACCGCAACGAGGCCAAGGTGAGCGTGCGGGGAGTGCCCGACCGCCCCGGGATCGCCGCCAAGATCTTCGGGGCGCTGGCGGAGAAGAGCATCGTGGTGGACATGATCGTGCAGGACGTGGGGGAGGGGGACCGGGCCTCCATGACCTTCACCGTGCCCAAGGCCGATC of the Thermodesulfobacteriota bacterium genome contains:
- a CDS encoding aspartate kinase translates to MALIVQKYGGTSVKDVDRIRNVARRVARYKAEGHDVVVVLSAMSGATDGLIRLAQQVTELPDEREMDVLLATGEQVTIALLAMTLLSQGVPAVSLTGQQVQIRTDAAHTKARISDVDTALLRKALGEGKVVIVAGFQGINPAGDITTLGRGGSDTSAVAVAAALQADACEIYTDVDGVYTTDPNVYDRARKLLRISYDEMLELASVGAKVLQIRSVEFAKKHKVPVHVRSSFNDNEGTWVVEEDQTMEQVVVAGVAYDRNEAKVSVRGVPDRPGIAAKIFGALAEKSIVVDMIVQDVGEGDRASMTFTVPKADLKRALVVIEPLARELGAAEVVSDTGIAKVSIVGVGMRSHAGVAAQMFDVLAREGINVLMISTSEIKVSCVIEEKYTELAVRVLHDAFGLSRET